A genomic stretch from Leptotrichia sp. HSP-536 includes:
- a CDS encoding acyltransferase family protein, whose protein sequence is MRNFLVLETFRFIGAIIVTLGHFFWGNGHPEAIPNSYILVVEFFFVLSAFLITLKQNPKKQGKTDVYLNNFFLGRCIRILFPYMIVLTFYYFTVFRILYPLKVSLFRYFVNIFLLQILGLNDNFPISEANVTVMVAWALGLELYIGTIFFSIVYFVKRNFKEGLFFICLIMFVVFLNIMKKYSPNYMDVHYLEIFNIPMGIFRIILSYTSGTIFAIFYKFVKEKNIKYKLIIFNILEILVLYFIIRFYGKSNYNRENEYIFPIVIGIAIVIFAHEIGFLSFILKKFSHLGKLSYSIYVIHPIFYEILRHYKIFNLPIYLLCIILSSFLFYFFVEKNIIKLKYKTINKKC, encoded by the coding sequence ATGAGAAATTTTTTAGTTTTAGAAACATTTAGGTTTATTGGTGCAATTATAGTTACTTTAGGACATTTTTTTTGGGGAAATGGACATCCTGAAGCTATTCCAAATTCATATATTCTTGTTGTAGAGTTCTTTTTTGTTTTAAGTGCATTTCTAATTACTTTAAAGCAAAATCCTAAAAAACAAGGAAAAACAGATGTGTATTTAAATAATTTTTTTTTAGGAAGGTGTATTAGAATTTTATTTCCGTATATGATTGTACTAACTTTTTATTATTTTACAGTTTTTAGAATTTTATATCCATTAAAAGTTAGTTTATTTAGATATTTTGTAAATATTTTTTTATTACAAATACTTGGATTAAATGATAATTTTCCAATTTCAGAAGCTAATGTTACTGTGATGGTTGCTTGGGCTTTAGGTTTAGAGTTATATATTGGTACAATTTTCTTTTCTATTGTATATTTTGTGAAAAGAAACTTCAAGGAAGGTTTATTTTTTATTTGTTTAATAATGTTTGTTGTATTTTTAAATATTATGAAAAAATATTCACCAAATTATATGGATGTACATTATTTGGAAATTTTTAATATACCGATGGGAATTTTTAGAATAATTTTATCTTATACGAGTGGTACAATTTTTGCGATTTTTTATAAGTTTGTAAAAGAAAAAAATATAAAATATAAGTTAATAATATTTAATATATTAGAAATCTTAGTATTATATTTTATAATAAGATTTTATGGGAAGAGTAACTACAATAGGGAAAATGAATACATTTTTCCAATTGTTATAGGTATAGCAATTGTTATTTTTGCTCATGAAATAGGTTTTTTATCTTTTATTTTGAAAAAATTTTCACATTTGGGTAAATTAAGTTATTCTATTTATGTTATACATCCCATATTTTATGAAATACTACGACATTATAAGATTTTTAATCTTCCAATATATTTACTTTGTATTATTTTATCTTCATTTTTATTTTATTTTTTTGTAGAAAAAAATATAATTAAATTAAAATATAAAACAATAAATAAAAAATGTTGA
- a CDS encoding IS630 family transposase has translation MFEDEASFGRINSPKCCWCNNKFRPCVPCHHIREYRYAFGAVEPLTGERFFLVMPNCNTSNMSIFLKELSKTYSEDIMILVCDGAAWHKSKNLEISGDIIITHIPPYTPEMNPIEQIWKQIRQMGFGNKIFRTLKAVVDRLCDTINLLTDELVKSITLREWIYSID, from the coding sequence TTGTTTGAAGACGAAGCAAGTTTTGGAAGAATTAACAGTCCTAAGTGTTGCTGGTGCAACAACAAGTTCAGACCCTGCGTTCCCTGCCATCACATAAGGGAGTACAGGTACGCTTTTGGTGCAGTGGAACCTTTAACGGGGGAAAGGTTTTTTTTAGTTATGCCAAACTGCAATACCAGTAATATGAGTATTTTTTTAAAGGAATTATCTAAAACTTATAGCGAGGACATTATGATTCTAGTCTGTGATGGGGCAGCATGGCACAAATCAAAGAATCTAGAAATTTCAGGAGACATCATAATAACACATATACCGCCATATACGCCGGAAATGAACCCCATTGAACAAATCTGGAAACAAATAAGACAGATGGGGTTCGGCAATAAGATATTCAGGACATTAAAAGCTGTAGTTGACAGGCTATGCGACACTATAAATTTACTTACAGATGAACTGGTAAAAAGCATAACTCTTCGTGAATGGATTTATTCTATTGATTAA
- a CDS encoding helix-turn-helix domain-containing protein codes for MAKAYKITEEISNEIRMIRKKIKNKSEDIRLHAVELRGLGKKNKEIAEILEIHEKVVSKWISIFSNQGTQGLMNKPKGGNHRNMTFEQEEEFLKQFEERARKGELLSTNEIKEAYIESVGHSIGHEQIYRVLKRHGYRKIMPRSRHPKKASDEEIEQSKKKLPIWFRKQK; via the coding sequence ATGGCAAAAGCATATAAAATAACAGAAGAAATTTCAAATGAGATAAGAATGATTAGAAAAAAAATAAAAAATAAAAGTGAAGACATAAGGCTACATGCAGTAGAATTAAGAGGCTTAGGAAAAAAGAATAAGGAAATAGCTGAAATCTTAGAGATCCATGAAAAAGTTGTGAGCAAATGGATAAGCATATTTTCAAACCAGGGAACACAAGGACTGATGAACAAGCCAAAAGGTGGAAATCATAGAAATATGACATTTGAGCAGGAAGAAGAATTTTTGAAGCAGTTTGAGGAACGGGCAAGGAAAGGTGAACTGTTAAGCACAAATGAAATAAAGGAGGCGTATATTGAATCAGTTGGACATAGCATTGGGCATGAGCAGATATACAGAGTTTTAAAACGCCATGGTTACAGAAAAATAATGCCTAGAAGCAGACATCCAAAGAAAGCAAGTGATGAAGAAATTGAGCAGTCTAAAAAAAAATTGCCGATCTGGTTCAGAAAACAAAAATAG
- a CDS encoding HAD family hydrolase produces MKKTKMIICDLDGTLFDTLEVNYQAYKKSLYEIGYELSYSFFIKECYGKHYKEFLSKLNLTEEEIEKVHIIKKNIYRNNLKYAKINNYLFDIIESLKNNYYIALVTTASKQNSEEILEFFNKKEVFELFIFAENVERKKPDPEGFIKAMEYFNISPEKTLIFEDSDIGIEAAQRSGANIMKIEKF; encoded by the coding sequence ATGAAAAAAACTAAGATGATTATTTGTGATTTAGATGGTACTTTGTTTGATACTTTGGAAGTAAATTATCAAGCATATAAAAAATCATTATATGAAATAGGGTATGAGTTGAGTTACAGTTTTTTTATAAAAGAATGCTATGGAAAACATTATAAAGAATTTCTTTCAAAACTAAACTTAACAGAAGAAGAAATAGAAAAAGTTCATATAATCAAAAAAAATATTTATAGAAATAATTTAAAATATGCTAAAATAAATAATTATCTATTTGATATTATCGAATCTTTAAAAAATAATTATTATATAGCATTAGTTACAACTGCCTCTAAACAAAATAGTGAAGAGATATTAGAATTTTTTAATAAAAAAGAAGTTTTTGAATTATTTATTTTTGCAGAAAATGTTGAGAGAAAAAAACCTGATCCCGAAGGATTTATTAAGGCAATGGAATATTTTAATATTAGTCCTGAAAAAACTTTAATTTTTGAGGACTCTGATATAGGAATAGAAGCGGCACAAAGAAGCGGAGCTAATATAATGAAAATAGAAAAATTTTAA
- a CDS encoding lysylphosphatidylglycerol synthase transmembrane domain-containing protein, with the protein MNIIFLIGAIIFLFLAHITRIQRWKLFINIYEEPKTKNLIQALSVGHFINLFVPFRVVGDIFRAIYSGKKMENKYSFSFSTIIVDRILDVIVVGVIFLMFFLFNDSHKAVKKNLIFYMFLSLLIFLAVIVVYGLKKYVKIFSLKLASLFNQSIELNLLKFMWSLIWNFKDIFLKINKVKMVTTTISMWILYIFSYYSFSLFLIGKGYNFTLIGVFTLMFSNDVFGLISQNMKPILFYSYIFLGVPIFLLLIYSKFIRSKSDSFIKYSNEKYLNLLPNLNSKERLQFLEKYFMDKDKTYINNYLKINQNINIIRDFSAGSNATTMLCMKGDKIFYRKYAFEDREKLYDQIRWIEKIQEKGLPLPKIIEQEKTKEYCYYDMEYDSNAVVLFEYVHSMPYEKGWNITKKALEALNEFVYIENIRKADKETIERYIDSKVTINLKKILEANVIKKLSGYDEIIINGRAYKNLKYYLGYLSKEYLYEIFKNDIYSELHGDLTIENIVCTRGEDGEDSFYIIDPNTGNIHDSPNLDYGKLLQSIHGGYEFMMKTYEINVEENKINFLFTKSHTYVYFFEKLNEYMNLKFNKETVRSIYFHEIIHWLRLLPYKIKIDKERVLMFYSGLLMILNDVIEMYGDQNEKN; encoded by the coding sequence ATGAATATAATTTTTTTGATTGGAGCTATAATATTTTTATTTTTAGCTCATATTACAAGAATTCAAAGATGGAAGTTATTTATAAATATTTATGAAGAACCGAAAACCAAAAATTTGATACAAGCATTGTCAGTCGGGCATTTTATAAATTTATTCGTACCATTTAGAGTAGTTGGAGATATTTTTAGAGCCATTTATTCAGGTAAAAAAATGGAAAATAAGTATTCTTTTTCCTTTTCAACGATAATAGTTGATCGAATATTGGATGTTATTGTGGTAGGGGTAATATTTTTAATGTTTTTTTTATTTAATGATTCACATAAAGCAGTAAAAAAAAATCTGATTTTTTATATGTTTTTATCATTATTAATATTTTTGGCAGTAATAGTTGTTTATGGATTGAAAAAATATGTAAAAATATTTTCTTTAAAATTAGCTTCTTTATTTAATCAGAGTATAGAACTTAATTTGCTGAAATTTATGTGGTCTTTAATTTGGAATTTTAAAGATATATTTTTAAAAATAAACAAGGTAAAAATGGTTACAACAACTATATCTATGTGGATTTTATATATTTTTTCATATTATTCTTTTTCGTTATTTTTGATTGGAAAAGGGTACAATTTTACTTTGATTGGTGTTTTTACCTTAATGTTTTCAAATGATGTATTTGGCTTAATTTCCCAAAATATGAAACCAATTCTGTTTTATTCCTATATTTTTTTAGGTGTTCCTATATTCTTATTATTAATTTATTCGAAATTTATAAGAAGTAAGTCGGATTCTTTTATAAAATATTCAAATGAAAAATATTTGAATCTATTACCGAATCTAAATAGTAAAGAAAGATTACAGTTTCTGGAAAAATATTTTATGGATAAAGATAAGACATACATCAATAATTATTTAAAAATAAATCAGAATATTAATATTATAAGAGATTTTTCTGCAGGATCAAATGCAACAACAATGTTATGTATGAAGGGTGATAAAATATTTTATAGAAAATATGCATTTGAAGATAGGGAAAAATTATATGATCAAATAAGATGGATTGAAAAAATACAAGAAAAAGGGTTGCCTTTACCTAAAATCATTGAACAGGAGAAAACAAAAGAATATTGCTATTATGACATGGAGTATGATTCAAATGCTGTAGTTTTATTTGAATATGTTCATTCAATGCCTTATGAAAAAGGCTGGAATATAACAAAAAAAGCATTAGAAGCGTTAAATGAATTTGTTTACATTGAAAATATCCGAAAAGCTGATAAGGAAACGATAGAAAGATACATAGACTCAAAAGTCACTATAAATCTGAAAAAAATCCTTGAAGCAAATGTAATAAAGAAATTATCAGGATATGACGAAATAATTATAAATGGAAGAGCATATAAAAATTTAAAGTATTATTTAGGATACCTGTCAAAAGAATATCTTTATGAAATATTTAAAAACGATATATATTCTGAATTACATGGAGATTTAACAATCGAAAATATTGTTTGTACAAGAGGCGAAGATGGGGAAGATAGTTTTTATATAATAGATCCTAATACAGGAAATATACATGATTCACCTAACTTAGATTATGGAAAATTATTACAATCAATACATGGCGGATATGAATTTATGATGAAAACTTATGAAATAAATGTAGAGGAGAATAAAATTAATTTTCTTTTTACTAAATCTCATACATACGTTTATTTTTTTGAAAAATTAAATGAATATATGAATTTAAAATTTAATAAGGAAACAGTAAGGAGCATTTATTTTCATGAAATAATACACTGGTTAAGACTGCTTCCTTATAAAATCAAAATAGATAAAGAGAGAGTGCTAATGTTTTATTCGGGACTTTTAATGATATTAAACGATGTTATAGAAATGTACGGTGATCAAAATGAAAAAAACTAA
- a CDS encoding glycosyltransferase family 2 protein — protein MENINLIIPMAGGGTRFKKEGIEKPKPLINLNGKPFFFWATQSIVKFLKVEKLIFIVLREHVEKYEIDKKILEYYSEAQLKVIDKVLNGAVLTCLEGVELIDNDNPILFNDCDHAFLSDSFYKYCLKKDFKNIDGALLTFTSSDEKYSYISFDKKNNVIETKEKKVISNQAICGAYYFRNKEIFKISANEYLHNCNYEEYFMSGIYNIMIKNKMKIKSFSTDLHISFGTPVEYEESKKYDLKQFL, from the coding sequence ATGGAAAATATAAATTTAATAATACCTATGGCCGGCGGAGGAACAAGGTTTAAAAAAGAAGGGATTGAAAAGCCTAAACCCTTGATTAATTTGAATGGGAAGCCTTTTTTCTTTTGGGCAACACAATCAATTGTAAAATTTTTGAAAGTGGAAAAATTAATATTTATTGTATTGAGAGAACATGTTGAAAAATATGAAATTGATAAAAAAATTTTAGAATATTATTCTGAAGCTCAATTAAAGGTTATTGATAAAGTATTAAATGGAGCGGTTTTGACGTGTTTGGAAGGCGTAGAATTGATAGATAATGATAATCCGATTCTGTTTAATGACTGCGATCATGCTTTTTTAAGTGATTCTTTTTATAAATATTGCTTAAAAAAAGATTTCAAAAATATAGACGGAGCACTTTTAACTTTTACTTCAAGTGATGAAAAATACAGTTATATTTCTTTTGATAAAAAAAATAATGTTATAGAAACTAAAGAGAAAAAAGTTATAAGTAATCAGGCAATTTGTGGGGCATACTATTTTAGAAATAAAGAAATTTTTAAAATATCAGCAAATGAATACCTGCATAATTGCAATTATGAAGAATATTTTATGAGTGGAATTTATAATATTATGATTAAAAATAAAATGAAAATAAAGTCTTTTTCAACAGATTTACATATATCTTTTGGAACACCTGTTGAGTATGAAGAATCAAAAAAATATGATTTGAAACAATTCTTATAA
- a CDS encoding NAD-dependent epimerase/dehydratase family protein, translated as MKILITGAAGFIGSQLAYRLWKDKNELILIDNFSYGKEDNLIFPDYDFRDEIIRMDIRDREGIGSLLKNGDVDYVYNIAGIAPLPDCQSNPQEAIDVNTTGFVNILENSRKFGVKKVIQASTNAIYENDKNFPTKEDKFELPTLIYPNTKYVAERFAQSFCDTYGMSVTCIRFANVYGPHIDCLRKQPPFVAYMIRELYYDRTPIFHSDGNQRRDYVYVDDLIDLAIAVQKGEGFDCVNCSSLTNYSVNEMYEIASKIMKKNIKPEYANDAHYWEKYPELYEGFYKIKDSILKEEINKYSLCDNTYAKNEYNWSPKINVEEGLRKVIEYQCNLLSKL; from the coding sequence ATGAAAATATTAATAACAGGAGCTGCCGGATTTATCGGATCTCAACTTGCATATCGTTTATGGAAAGACAAAAATGAATTAATTCTTATTGATAATTTTTCTTATGGAAAAGAAGATAACCTTATTTTTCCAGATTATGATTTTAGAGATGAGATAATTAGAATGGATATTCGAGATAGAGAGGGTATAGGTTCATTACTAAAAAATGGAGATGTAGATTATGTTTATAATATTGCAGGAATTGCTCCACTTCCAGATTGCCAGTCTAATCCACAGGAAGCGATAGATGTTAATACAACAGGTTTTGTAAATATACTGGAAAATAGTAGAAAGTTTGGAGTAAAAAAAGTAATTCAGGCAAGTACGAATGCGATTTATGAGAATGATAAAAATTTTCCAACGAAAGAAGACAAATTTGAGCTTCCTACATTGATTTATCCAAATACTAAATATGTTGCAGAAAGATTTGCTCAATCTTTTTGTGATACTTATGGAATGAGTGTTACTTGTATTCGTTTTGCAAATGTTTATGGACCTCATATAGATTGTTTAAGAAAACAGCCACCTTTTGTTGCTTATATGATTAGAGAACTCTATTATGATAGAACTCCAATTTTTCATTCAGATGGAAACCAAAGAAGAGACTATGTATATGTAGACGATCTTATAGATTTAGCAATTGCAGTTCAAAAAGGAGAAGGTTTTGATTGTGTCAACTGTTCTTCATTGACAAATTATTCCGTAAATGAGATGTATGAAATTGCATCAAAAATAATGAAAAAGAATATTAAACCTGAATATGCTAATGATGCTCATTATTGGGAGAAATATCCTGAACTTTATGAAGGTTTTTATAAAATAAAAGATTCTATCTTAAAAGAAGAAATTAATAAATATTCCCTCTGTGATAACACATATGCAAAAAATGAGTATAACTGGTCTCCTAAGATAAATGTTGAAGAAGGTCTTAGAAAGGTTATTGAATATCAATGTAATTTATTGAGCAAGCTATAA
- a CDS encoding glycosyltransferase family 2 protein, with protein sequence MKMSIVIPCYNEEENIPIILDKFDSILTNEDIEIILVNNGSTDNSDEVLKKLLPKYLFARTVLVPINKGYGYGILQGLKEAKGDFLGWMHADMQTTPSDVLKSYKILEENSWNKNIFLKGRRRKRPLFKRIVTLGMSLFESILFGEILHDIGAQPNFFSKEFFNSWINPPVDFAFDTYAFYMAKKNKMKIIRYDIMFSERINGRAFFGTGLPAVFKATKRMVISTYNLKKQLKRRGEKL encoded by the coding sequence ATGAAAATGTCTATTGTTATACCATGTTATAATGAAGAAGAGAATATACCGATAATTCTTGATAAATTTGATAGTATTTTGACAAACGAAGATATAGAAATAATATTAGTTAATAACGGTTCGACTGATAATTCAGATGAAGTTTTAAAAAAATTGCTTCCTAAATATTTATTTGCAAGAACTGTGCTAGTTCCTATAAATAAAGGATATGGTTATGGTATTCTTCAAGGTTTAAAAGAAGCAAAAGGAGATTTTTTAGGGTGGATGCATGCAGATATGCAGACAACTCCAAGTGATGTTCTTAAATCATATAAAATTTTAGAAGAAAATTCATGGAATAAAAATATATTCTTAAAAGGTCGTAGAAGAAAACGTCCTCTTTTTAAGAGAATAGTTACTTTGGGGATGTCTTTATTTGAATCAATATTATTTGGAGAAATTTTACATGATATTGGAGCGCAACCTAATTTTTTTTCTAAAGAGTTTTTTAACAGCTGGATTAATCCACCTGTAGATTTTGCATTTGATACATATGCTTTTTATATGGCTAAAAAAAACAAAATGAAAATAATACGTTATGATATTATGTTTTCAGAAAGAATTAATGGAAGAGCTTTTTTCGGAACAGGACTTCCGGCAGTATTTAAAGCTACAAAACGAATGGTTATATCCACATATAATTTAAAAAAGCAATTGAAAAGAAGAGGTGAAAAATTATGA
- a CDS encoding GtrA family protein, producing the protein MIEIFKYGIIGALTTFLNIFIYFILRSVLNLNYILSSIIAWILALIFSFFANKNFVFEKKEKLKNKILKEFLFFAFTRYITGVLDVGIMVIGVEVFKQDDKLLKIISNVIGIILNYITSKFLIFKK; encoded by the coding sequence ATGATAGAAATTTTTAAATACGGTATAATTGGAGCATTAACTACTTTTTTGAATATCTTTATTTATTTTATTTTAAGAAGTGTTTTGAATCTGAATTATATTTTATCAAGTATAATTGCATGGATTTTAGCTTTAATATTTTCTTTCTTTGCAAATAAAAATTTTGTTTTTGAAAAAAAAGAAAAATTGAAAAACAAAATATTAAAAGAATTTTTATTTTTTGCTTTTACAAGATATATAACAGGAGTTTTAGATGTTGGAATTATGGTTATAGGTGTTGAAGTTTTTAAACAGGATGATAAATTGCTAAAAATAATTTCCAATGTAATAGGGATAATATTAAATTATATAACTTCAAAATTTTTAATTTTTAAAAAATAA
- a CDS encoding ABC transporter ATP-binding protein: protein MKEIAISVENVKKSFKIYKDKGFTLKERILFFKSRNAYVKNNILKGISFDIEKGDILGIIGKNGSGKSTLLKLITKIIYPDSGSIKINGKVSSLIELGAGFHPDMSGRENIYINASIYGLTKKEIDSKLDTIIKFSELEEFIDSPIRTYSSGMYMRLAFSVAINVEAEILLIDEILSVGDANFQSKCFRKMQELRDKGITIVIVSHDLHIMEKLCNKVIWIESGKIKRSGTPNEILKEYIEHTTEN, encoded by the coding sequence ATGAAGGAAATAGCTATAAGTGTAGAGAATGTAAAAAAGAGTTTTAAGATTTATAAGGATAAAGGATTTACATTAAAAGAAAGAATATTATTTTTTAAGAGTAGAAACGCATATGTTAAAAATAATATCCTTAAAGGAATATCTTTTGATATAGAAAAAGGAGATATTTTAGGTATAATTGGAAAAAATGGCTCCGGAAAAAGTACTTTATTAAAATTAATTACAAAAATTATATATCCAGATTCAGGAAGTATAAAAATAAATGGAAAAGTATCTAGTTTAATAGAACTTGGAGCAGGATTTCATCCAGATATGAGTGGTAGAGAAAATATTTATATAAATGCTTCTATATATGGATTAACCAAAAAGGAGATTGATTCTAAGCTGGATACAATCATTAAATTTTCAGAATTAGAAGAATTTATAGATAGTCCAATTAGGACATATTCTTCTGGAATGTATATGAGGCTAGCTTTTTCAGTTGCAATTAATGTAGAAGCGGAGATACTTTTAATAGATGAGATATTATCAGTAGGAGATGCCAATTTTCAGTCAAAATGTTTTAGGAAAATGCAAGAATTAAGGGATAAAGGAATTACTATAGTTATAGTATCTCATGATTTACATATAATGGAAAAGTTATGTAATAAAGTAATTTGGATAGAATCAGGAAAAATAAAAAGAAGTGGGACTCCTAATGAAATCTTGAAAGAATATATAGAACATACTACAGAGAACTAG
- a CDS encoding ABC transporter permease, which yields MKILKEIYNYRQMIYSLVNKELKVRYKGSILGFFWTFLNPLLQLIIYTIVFSVILKSNIKNFHIYLFVGLVPWIFFTTCIQAGSVSIVANKDLVKKIYFPRIVLPIATVNAAFMNMVYTMIVVILTVSFSEVGLSWYVLLLPVIMILQYIMVLGITFIFAALDVFFRDLEYILNIVIMAWFYATPIVYSMDMVPSEYRGIFLMNPMTSIIIFYREILYYKKIPDFSFFGSAVLYSVIMIFVGYFVFEKLQKSFAEEL from the coding sequence ATGAAAATATTGAAAGAAATATATAATTACAGACAGATGATTTATAGTTTAGTTAATAAAGAGCTCAAAGTAAGATATAAAGGTTCTATTTTAGGTTTTTTTTGGACATTTTTAAATCCGTTACTACAATTGATAATTTATACAATTGTATTTTCTGTTATTTTAAAATCTAATATAAAAAATTTTCATATTTATCTATTTGTAGGACTTGTTCCATGGATTTTTTTTACAACATGTATTCAAGCGGGATCTGTTAGTATAGTAGCTAATAAGGATTTAGTAAAAAAAATTTATTTTCCTCGAATAGTATTGCCAATAGCTACTGTAAATGCAGCATTTATGAATATGGTTTACACAATGATAGTAGTTATTCTAACAGTATCTTTTAGTGAAGTTGGATTAAGCTGGTATGTCTTATTGTTACCAGTTATCATGATTTTACAATATATAATGGTATTAGGTATTACCTTTATATTTGCTGCATTAGATGTATTCTTTAGAGATTTGGAGTATATTTTGAATATAGTTATAATGGCCTGGTTTTATGCAACACCAATTGTTTATTCAATGGATATGGTTCCTTCAGAATATAGAGGAATATTTTTAATGAATCCGATGACAAGTATTATAATATTTTATAGAGAAATATTGTATTATAAAAAAATACCAGATTTTTCATTTTTTGGAAGTGCTGTATTATATAGTGTAATTATGATATTTGTTGGATATTTTGTGTTTGAAAAATTGCAAAAAAGCTTTGCGGAGGAACTATAA
- a CDS encoding MBOAT family O-acyltransferase, whose protein sequence is MVFASPIFLFLFLPITLLGYYLIHPKFRNFWLFLMSFIFYAWGGLSYALILLFSTLMNYLFGILIHKSKERYKKSILVLSIIYNLGILGFFKYFSFLLYNIQEIIRIFLPKFSMEIPKISLPIGISFFTFQIMSYVIDLYRKEIRLQKSFLNLGLYIMLFPQLIAGPIVRYIDVEKEIYARKIDIDEIYVGLKRFIVGIGKKVLIANAMGSLADYAFTISLDKLNTPLAWLGIFGYTMQIYFDFSAYSDMAIGLGKMLGFNFLENFNYPYISQSIQEFWRRWHMSLSGWFRDYLYIPLGGNRKGKKRAYINSFIVFFCTGLWHGAAWNFIFWGLFHGMFLIIEKMGFDSALKRVPKVFRHIYTLLIVIIGWVFFRAESFMMALRYLKRLFVFDFNKLEYFFLGLDNWKIFMGLCAIIFSLPSALFFKKYLKLNIKKSFCYELISSVLYFSLFLISICFVTGSSFNPFIYFRF, encoded by the coding sequence ATGGTTTTTGCATCACCCATTTTTTTGTTTTTATTTTTACCAATAACATTATTAGGATATTACTTAATACATCCTAAATTTAGAAATTTTTGGTTATTCTTAATGTCTTTTATATTTTATGCTTGGGGTGGTTTATCTTATGCATTAATTTTACTTTTTTCAACATTAATGAATTATCTTTTTGGAATATTAATTCATAAATCTAAAGAAAGATATAAAAAGAGTATATTAGTTTTATCAATAATTTATAATTTAGGAATTTTAGGATTTTTTAAATATTTTTCATTTCTTCTTTATAACATACAAGAAATAATTCGAATATTTCTTCCTAAATTTAGTATGGAAATTCCTAAAATTTCATTACCAATTGGAATCTCATTTTTTACATTCCAAATAATGTCTTATGTGATAGATTTATATAGGAAGGAAATTCGTTTACAAAAGAGCTTTCTTAATTTAGGACTTTATATTATGTTATTTCCTCAGTTAATAGCGGGTCCTATAGTAAGGTATATTGATGTAGAAAAAGAAATATATGCAAGAAAAATTGACATAGATGAGATTTATGTTGGTTTAAAACGATTTATAGTGGGTATTGGAAAAAAAGTATTAATTGCGAATGCAATGGGAAGTTTGGCAGATTATGCCTTTACAATTTCATTAGATAAATTAAATACACCATTAGCATGGTTAGGAATTTTTGGATATACAATGCAAATATATTTTGATTTTTCAGCCTATTCAGATATGGCTATTGGGTTAGGAAAAATGCTAGGTTTTAACTTTTTAGAAAATTTCAATTATCCTTATATTTCTCAAAGTATACAAGAATTTTGGAGAAGATGGCATATGTCATTATCAGGGTGGTTTAGAGATTATCTTTATATACCTCTTGGTGGAAATAGAAAAGGGAAAAAAAGAGCATACATAAATAGTTTTATTGTTTTCTTTTGTACGGGTTTATGGCACGGAGCAGCTTGGAATTTTATATTTTGGGGATTATTTCATGGAATGTTTTTAATAATTGAAAAAATGGGGTTTGATAGTGCATTAAAAAGAGTTCCCAAAGTTTTTAGACACATATACACATTATTAATAGTAATTATAGGATGGGTATTTTTTAGAGCTGAGAGTTTTATGATGGCTTTAAGATATTTGAAAAGATTATTTGTTTTTGATTTTAATAAATTAGAGTATTTCTTTTTAGGGTTAGATAATTGGAAAATTTTTATGGGATTATGTGCTATAATTTTTTCTTTACCAAGTGCATTATTTTTCAAAAAATATTTAAAATTAAATATAAAGAAAAGCTTTTGTTATGAATTAATAAGTAGTGTACTTTATTTCTCTTTATTTTTAATTTCTATATGCTTTGTTACAGGATCTAGTTTTAATCCTTTTATATATTTTAGATTTTAA